The following nucleotide sequence is from Paralichthys olivaceus isolate ysfri-2021 chromosome 22, ASM2471397v2, whole genome shotgun sequence.
TTGACAGGATGTGTGGTTGTTAAGACCATCTGTTGAAATAACCTGATTAGAATTGAAACGATTAGTTTCTTAATCGATTACTTGATCAGCAGTAAAAACCAATTAGCAGAATCATTGATAATGAAAGTGATGGTGAGTTGCAGTCATGACTCCGGCACTACTTACACAACACTGTCTCAGTGGAGCTTTAAGCTGTGAGCAAAGAAACTCCTGCTGTTAAAATACTGTCACTATCTCCTGCCAACTCAAAACATGTAATAGACTCTACATTCTGTCCTCACTTTGTCTACAGTTGTGTTCTGTACTCACTTGTGCCACTGCAAACTCTCAAACCTAGACTTTCACACTTCTCAACTTGTTTTGTGCCCACTCAATATTTTTGACACTGAAGGACTTGCACAAGATGGAGGATGCAGGTGGGATGAACCAGTGGGGGTAGGCCGGAGCTGTTCTAACACCAGTAACGGGCTCCTGACTGATGATGGGAAAAGCGGATGAGTTACAGGCTCattaaaaacttaaatgttGGCAGGTGGATCGAACACTGAAGTCAGCTCTGTCAACCTGACAAGTGAGCATGTGCACAGCCTACGACTGACAGTTGTCAGATTTTCCCTGATGGAATGGAGGAGACGATCATACGAGTAAAATCTACAACTCAGATCAAATAAAATCTCCTGCCTGTTACAGCTGTCCCACACTGAGTCTCCCATTGCCATCCTCCCACACATTCTCCTCACATACAGTGGGCACACACCCCTTCAATGATGCATATATTTACACAAAGATAGCGACATGGGAGGAAAAACAGTGTGCTTCATCACCATTGTTTCAGGATGAGAAATATCATGatttaaattacacatttaaaaaacaggcGGCATTTAAAAGGGGAGCAAAGTAATTCATCAGGATCTGGAATAAAATACTACAAAGCCCAAGGTATTGAGTGAGTTTCAGTGAGGTGATGTGTGTCTATTTTGTTTATTACGATGGAAATGTACAGTCACGtaagtgcttgtgtgtgtgtgtgtgtgtgtgtgtgtgtgtgtgtatgtgtgtatgtgtgtgtgtgtatgtgtgtgtgtgtgtcacatcaaCTTTTGGGAAGTAACAGAGGACTACAGAAAAATGACACTgaaaagagggaaaataaaaaatctactGGTATGGCGTACTGTGCTGCCTGTATTTGACAGCCTGAGCACAGACCCTCCCCAACACCCTCCCGACCCCTGTGTCCTGTTAAAAGACCCCCGCCCCTTCCATCATCCCCCTCAGTCCTCCAGGACGATGGGTTCGCTGGTGCTGGAGGGGAGCAGGGGCATGGCCAGGGAGCGAGGGGGTGGTGGCAGCTTGATCCGGACCAGCAGATGAGGTTTTCTCGCTGCCCGACGCATCTCTGACTGGGTCAGATGTTTCCTCAGAGCCCTGGGTGAAAGAAACCAGCAGGAGAACAACATCATGGTCTGTACATGAAATGTGAGTGTCTGGGGGGTAGTTTAAAAAGTTGGTGGGAGCCTCAACCGGTGTGTAGACATTTATTGTCTTCTGGTTTTGGGTGTGCATGCTTTCATAtactttctgtaaaaaaaacgaGCGATTACAGTGGCACAGTAGTGGAGCAGCATGTCTATGATTAAGTGAACTCAATAAGTGACAGACTTATTTTGGCTCATTAGTTTTTCctgaaacaaactgtttaaatgatGGTTGACCTGCTGTTGTTGCTCCCAcatttcaggagcagttttTATCTACTGGCTTGATTACGACCCAACTGCTGGTTTTTCTCACCCTGCTGGAATACTATAAGTGATGTGACTGTGTTGTTCAATGATGTCAGtaatttatgtttgtgtgtactaTGTTATTGTAACTTTAACAAAAGTTGGAATAAACCTGATTTTCCAGCTCTTACAACATTCTGGACGGATATGATATAACAAATATGAAACAACTTGTTTCTTAGTGAGTTTCACAGGAGCTGGATGGAGATTATTGTTACAGGCTAGCCGTTTCCCCGGCTTCCAGTCTGAATGCTGAGCAAGCTAAATGGCTGCTGGCTGTGCAGAGATGAAGCTATGCTTTAGGTAAGCATGAAGCCTAAGCACAGGGTCGAGAATTCCTAGTTTAGTAGGTGAATGCGAGTCTCGCTGCGATTACACCACCAAAACGCTAGTGGCGGTAGAGTTTCTATGCTGGTGTTGAGTGTCTTCCGATTTCTGGTCCACTTATTTACAAATTCTGAGTTTGTTGGACCATGCGGACCATTCATACAGCTTGTGGACTGCATCGCCTCGACCCATAGTTAAATTTTGGGGGAGGTGCATGTCAGGACACAGCATAGGGCTCTGCGTAGGGTACACGTCTACGCTTAGGCTACGGCGTAGCTTTGACACTGAAGCAAGAATTGGGCCTTATGGCCTCATGCAAGCTGATCTGTGTTTAGAAAAAGTGGGGAGTAAATGGTGGTGGTCTATATCACAACAAACTACAACAATTTAATTCAGTGCCATCCATGAAAGCACAGTTAGTGTATATAGACGGATGGCAGGTGCAGCGCAGTTTATTTTACTGCCAGAGACAGCGAAATGTACCTAGTGTCCTTTGTAGCCACAAACACCACAGGGTTGGGAGCTTCGCCCTGGCTGACCTTCTGCCGCTTGATGACCGACTGGGAGGTGGTCCTCATACCTGAAGTATACGGCCTCCCATTGGCTGGGTAGGGTACTCCTGTAGCCTGTGAACCAATGAGAAACAAAAATAGTTGATCACTCATGTGGTTCATTTGAGCAACCACAGCAAGTAAGTAAAGTTGCTTAtgtgaaaatgacaaaagatAGGCTAAGATTGAATGATATGGCCAGGTTTACTTTGAAAAATCATTAAGTTGCAAAGGAAAATGTGCTGAAGTTGAATTTCAACAGTCACAGAGAAGTTGGGGTGTTCTACTGTAGCCTATGTGagcatattttatttaaagataaGCAACCCATGCTGGAGTGTGTGAGAAATACTGACGCTGTCGAAGCCCCTCTTTCCCAGCAGGCTTTGGCCCACTCTAGGCTGGCTGGCCTGGTTCCTGTTGATGGGTGTCGGGGGTCCTCTGGATGCCTTCAGTTTCAGAGGAGCTGAGATGgctacagagacacacaaacaaataatcaGACTAGAGGACAGATAAGGCAAGAGTAGCTGTTTGGTATTAAGAGGGTTGTAGAAAGGAGTGGTGGTATCGTGACGTGCCCTTACCTAAATCCTTCACTATAGTGGCCAGTGACGGTCGAGGCACCACTTTGGTCTTTAGAGGTGTTTTTGTGGCTTTCGGAAGCCTGATCATacctgaacaaaaacacatgtccAGTCAGTCACTGACGTACAGCACATTTAGACTCAGAATGGACTAAAGACATTGCATTGGGAAACAAGTGAAAATCTGTGTGCACATACACTCAGCCTTGACCGCATTGGAGTTGATGGAGGCGTAGGGTCGCCGTGCAGCGCGGCGAGGCTGCAGGATGTCCTCACACACCCGCCGAGCGATACGGGTCAGCTTGGTGGTCTGCAGGATGAACGTCTGGCGGTTTTTAGCCAGCAGCTTTGCGCGACCCTCATTGCGGGTGAACGGTGACATGCCCTGGACCTCCTGGCGTGTCATGTGACCACGGGGCCCTGACTCCTGGACAGAGAAGGAGGGGAGTGACCAAGAGGGATTTAGGGTGCATGGTTTattctgtcatgtttttaacCAATGTAAAACACCTAAGAAGAGATCTGAGAAAAAGGAGACTTACAGAGCCACTCCTGGCAGCGCCCTCTAGCTGTGTGGGGGTCTTCAGGCCCCCATACTTCTTCCAGTAGATCCAGCAGGAGGCACATAGTCTGCACTGCATGTTGGGAGGCCCCCAAGCATACCACTGAGGAGACTGGGCCGCTAGGTTAGAGACAGGGCAGTTTATGTTAGGAGGGCATCTCTAGATGTTGTGCTGGTTTATAGATGGAGTGTTCAAAAATAAGTCTGCAGCTTCATTGTGTGGAACTCAAGAGACACAGCAATAATCTGCTTCACTCTTCCAACATTGTACACTTGTAATCCATTGTAGTTAAAACACCATGTCCATGAACTGTTGATTGTGAAATGTATGTGTCTGCATTAGTCATAACAGGAAATGaacattcattttgtctttGACCACTGACGATAAAAGCAACTCGAGTTTAGCAGTACGGCGATATGTTGATATATTTttgtcaataaaaaaataagtaaataagtaaaataagtaaaaataattattttcttctCATATTAAGAGGATATAGAGGAGGTGTTGTTCTACAATAAGTCTTGTTTCCATTCTTTTCTTCAGCTCTCCCATCCTGTGTGTACTTACTGTGGCAGCTCTCACAGCTGAGTCCTTTCTGAAAGCCTGTGGCCCCGTTCATACCAGGCTTGCTTCCAGGAACCATGATCTGATTGGGGTTGGGTTTGGTGCTGGTTAAGAAAGGGGAGGACAGAGAGTTATTTTGGCGGCAGTTCTAACTCAAGGTAGATGTGTGGTGTAGCAGTTGACAGTAATACTCACTAGGTGGGGATGTACACCTGCTTCAACTTGCTATCTGCCTCGGCTGCCTTTAGTCGTTTCTGATTGAGAGAAAACATTTGAGGTTTTTGAGGAACTagataaagacacatttcaaaaaccAATTTAAACAGGGATTCTTGTTACTTAAGGATGGGCTAGGTCCTACCTGTTGGATGTAGCGGTCTGTAGTCTTCCACATGTAGTAGAACTGAACCACACTGGCTAGTGACTTCCAAGGTAACTGAGGAATAAAACATCCATTGAACACAAATCCTACATAAAGAATGTGTACAATACAGCTCAATTAAGTCCACATTGCTGAAGTTTAAAGGATTTATCAGCACTATTAAAGTATCCACATCTATGGTGTAAGAGACAGTGGGAAAGCTTACAAAGTCCTGACGAATGTCGTTGAAGTCTTTCCCGTatttctccagagcctcctcaAACAACATGGCCTCTGAGGCACTCCATTCCTCCATCTCATCTCGGCAGAGCACTGGACCTCCCTGAGGGACGAGGGTGGACATGGCTTTTGCCAGGTCATAGCCATTTTTCTGCAGTGTGTCCATTGCATGGAACTGAGAGATGGTACAGACAACATTAGAGCTTAATCATCCAAGACAGTACTTTTCATTGGGCAATAATATTGCCATTAGAGATTTGTCATTCCGTTTGAACAACACAATTTTGAACATTCAGAGTCTAGGAATGTGTCAAACCACTTTGTCATAGTTCCAAATACAGTAATGTAATTTTACAATGGTAAGGAGCTTGTTAGAGCCCTAGagctaaaaacattttgttgaagGTCTGTATGAAATTGCAGTACCCGCATTCAATTTAGGCAGtaaactgtctctctctcatcacataatgatcaaaTTTGTTGTATGTAACCCCATCACACAGTGTTTATCTTGACTGTAAAAGACACAGACCCGATCAAAACTGACAGAAATAACCACCtgtcaatatacagtatacttCACCCTGCAggataaaatatttacatgataAAGAAAATTGAAGATTTTTTTGGTGTTAACTAATAATTCAGGAGTTGAACTTAACAATTAGTGTAATTTACTATTAATAAAATTCTGTGCATCTAATTAAGAGAGAACGGACCTGGGGCTTTTGGGAGATCTGGGGCACAGGAACACCCCTGCTGTTCCTGGTTTGTAATCCAACTTGTATACTTTTACACTATgtacaaatgttttcagtgaactaGTTTGGCTGTTAATATACAGGAGTGGAGTTTACTGTTGTTAACTATACAGAAATAACACAAGACACATGTCATTTGAATGATAAcctatttcaaataaaacataacaaacagtgaataaaaTTGCTTTCTTGTCACCTTTGGGCCTCTATTCCTGTTATACAAATAATGTGTTATTATTTCTAAATACTTTCAATATGGTCTCACCAGTGTGATGTCtctggaggctgctgctgcactcaTATGAAGGCTGGGCTGGCGGATGGAGCTGCTGCAGTCCAGGGCCCGAGCAAACGTCCCCACagctctgaaacaaacagatACTGGTTACCATCACCGATCTGTCTTCCCTTTCCTTGGAACAGGGAAATACCGCCACTGTTTCAACAGTAATGTACTGAATGTTCGGTAAATGACCACTAGTGGGAGTGTTTTGCTAATGGAACAATTTATGGATAGCAGGGTGATCCCGTCCAAAATTAACACTGtagattttattaaaacaaacatgataCACCATCAAGCATCGTCTGTTATACTAAATACATATTCTAATGCATTTTTGGTAAATggcactcaaagcactttagagtcttgccacacacacacattcataatcAGCATCTATGTACAGCACTTACTCTGTCATATATTACTCATATACTATTGGCAAAGCAGTCAGGGGTAAATTGGGGTTCAATCccaggacacttcggcatgcagaatGGGAGAGACAGATGACATATTTCCTATAAACTCATGTGTGTAATAACACAACAATCTTAGGTTAACCTTCCACAAATTATGTTGTATGTTATATACtgtaaaaagtatttattttaaaaagatcaTCAAAATTGTCCTTTCTTGGATTTTTTCTAGAAATCTGCCCTGCTGATGGTAGAGCCAGACATTGTCATGGCAACACGATCTAGAAATGAAGATGCAGCAACTGGGTGACAGATGGTAGGGGAGTATTACCTTGCCACCACCAGAAACTGGTCGATCTGAGGGTCTTTGAGCTGGTTGTTGGGGTCCCACACCTTGGtctccagcttctcctggaTCCGGTTATCTGATTCACCTGAGATGAGCAGAAACTGGTTTCAACATCGTCTACTCGGCATTCAGGAAAATCAACTCTTTACTGTTCCACTACTCTTTCTATGGGTAGAAGTAGTGACTGAATTCAGGAAGCATTTGTTTGCTTTCTATCTCCACCCACCCTCGGCTAGCTTGTCAGGGATCTCTGCCTGGTACTTGGAGCCCACACGGATCTCGCCCTGATCTGCCAGCAGAGTCTTCTGGACAGGGTCGAACACCAACGAGTAGAAGAAACAATCCTGCACAGAACATACAACACATTACAGCTGTGTGCCAAACAATGGTGTTCCTCCAGTATTccagtgtctttgttttttattttgtcaggtCAAACTAAGAATAAGTGGGTGCCATAAGTGCCAGATGGTGTCTTACCTCCTTCTCCAGGTAGCCAACCAAAACATCTGTTTCATTGAGGAGGGTGACATTACATTTTCCCCTGAGGAGACAGTGAGGAGACATTCAGAGACAAGGATGTCCACGACAACAATGAATAGACTTTCCACAAAAACAAGGTTTGATAAACTATATTTCATACTACAATATTGCAGGCAGTATAGAAAGCTGCCCTTCATTTTATTGAGAGCTAAAAAAGGAGGGCCAGCCCTTCCTAGAAAGGAAATGGAATGACCTTCACTGGGACACAACATATCATCGTTGTAATATCTGTGCATGGTTGGTGTCAAGGTTGAGAGAAAAGTTCCGTCAGAAGCTCCTGTGAACACATACCGTATGTGGGTAGCAGGTAGAGATTCAAACTGTCGAGACAAGAAGAGCTCTCTATGCTTGAGTTGGTGTTTCTGTTGTTCAGACAGCACTGGTTGCTTCGACTCCTCTTCAAATTCTCCTACAAAAGCAAACATCATCACATGACTTTACACACAGCCatcatacatacaaacatattcACGGGATTCAAAAGTGTCTTGTAGGCTTAGAAGTCTAAAACTGATTTTCTGACTGGTAGACTAAAATATATTAAGATTAATGTTGCTCAAAAAGTATCTGGTGTTTTTGCCACAATCTGCTCATATTgtggccccctggtggccacGGGACATGAAGCAGCTTCTTAATTCATCTTCATCAGGTTAACAAAAACTTGCAGGactgatttgaaataaaaattctGGTGTCATCCACCAGGTGTGAAAGGATCAAAACCTCTTTCCTCAACATATTTAACTATTGCAACACAATTTTGTCTCTGTACAGAatcataatttatatttacaaagtAACATCAATGAAAGCGTCATAATGTTCATGTACAGCTGAGAGGATGAATTCCACCCTGGGAAGGAAAATTTGAGACACAGATCAATAAGATTATAGggtttgaaaatatatatttataatactaAGAGATAGGGATTATAAGATCCTAAAAACAGTCAACCTTGATATTTGTCAGGCTAAGTTGAACAATATAGTGAGTTATACCAGGAAACTGTATTAATCTTCTATTTTAATTGGTCGGGTATTTCATTCATCCCTCATTCACCACTATCAAGTTATTGTATTCATCATTTTCTGAAGAGTTGTTCAGGATAGAAAATGACTAATATCTATCTATAGATTTATGTTGTGATATATATATTGACATGTAAAGtgataataattattaacaCATCTCCCACCTTTATTCTACAGTAAACAGCAGAATCACACTGTTGTTACATAGCAGGCTAATATACCAGAGAGTGCTTGACTGGCCAAAGCAGTGCCTTGCCACATGATGCTGCATTATGTCAAACATAGAAAAAGCCAATCATTTTCCCTAACACTATGAAATATATCCTGGAAAATGCATATGGTCTATATTTCAGTTCCATATAGATCGATTGTTGTcccaaaaaatatttaagaCTGTGTAAAACATATCGTCAAGCTGCAGTTACATTGGAGACATGTTTCTTCATTACGAAATACAAGGGCATGGAGTTTACGAGCAGTTGGCAAAAGTTTAAAGGTCAATTTATCAGAGAGAATATTTGGACTGTGAGCTCACTGGTGTGATTtcgtgaattaaaaaaagagttttagTGCACTTCAACTGTTCCATCCACCACAATACAGCCCCACCCACGCGGTTATTAATGGCCTCACATTGATATAATGCTACTCTCACACTAATTAAGTCatgaagaaatgtgaaaaaatttaAGCCACaggcacctgtgtgtgtgtgtgtgtgtgtgtgtgtgtgtgtgagattctgCATTCTCAATTTCAGGCGGGTGAGTAATTTGTTGCAAGCTGGAGGGGAGGGACTATATCGCTCCATCTATGTGGACTCCGCCCCTGCACTCAGCCACAGGAAACCCTGTCAGTGAGGGCAAGGAGGGAAAGAGCGAGAGATAGCGAGAGATagcgagagagagggacggTACCTTTAGCCACACCCCTTTTCTGTTAACCTCTCaactcccctcccccctcctcctcctgtccggCTAGTCCCTGCCAGACAAAGTAGGAAACCCTGTGTACCAAACCTGAGGCGCccatcccccctcccccctaACATGTATCCCCAACACACAATCTTATTGACTTAAAGCGCACACAcgtacgcacacgcacacacacacacgcatgcacacacacacacacacacacacacactttatttgcTCTGACGAAGACGCTAGGCAAGTCAGAATTAACCCGTTCTGTGGCCCTCAGGGACAGATCAAGGGCCTTTTGTTCTGCACAAAGAATTGATGTGAGTGtagaaggaggaagaagaggaggggagcagaGATGAAAAACACGAGGCAGATAGAGCGAGGTTTATTAcaagtgagcagcagcagagagaaggcGCCTGTTCACCTACTCATCACTGGCACAGGATCATAACAATCTTAGCCAGAGCTGAGGAGTGTCTCATAAAGCAAGACAGCCATGTAGGACCATGTTTACTTCAGGCTTAAGTCAGGCTACTTTCATATCAAGGTATAAGTAAAGTATAAGTTAGAATATAAACATATCCCTCCAGACTAGCCTGGTCCAGCTTAGCTCTACCTGACATTACAGTCGAGCTAGCAAACAGGCTGTTTTATCCCAAGTTCCTCCCAGCAGGCCCAGAGTATGATGCAGGACAAAGTGCATATTCAAACTGCTccaaataagaaaatacatgATCACCTTAATTTAGAGCTCAGACCTTAATCAGTATCCTTCCTCTTCCTACAGAGCTCAGCAGGTGTCTTATTTGTCATGGTAAAAATCATGCTCCCAAAGGAATTATTTACATGCATGGATTGTTGCATTACAAAATTTCCTCTCACAAATGACTAAATCTGGCTCGTGAATCAATGGAATGTTACACGATATAGAGATATTGTCTAACAACAGATGATAAAAGATCACAATAATTTTGTAAAATCCTAAATATGATCATCTAtattaatacaaaaaaacagCCCTGAATTGCATAAGTTCATGTTAATTAGCTTGTCAGTGGTCTGATGACTACATTATTCCACAAATATACACCAGAACCATTAGCATGAAGGATTTAGAGGAACCAAAACAATGACTAATATGAGGAAGGATTCAAAAACTCTCAAGATTCATCGTAGAAGTTATTTCAATTTCTTCTCCATGATTGCAATACAAACAACAGGACTACACTATTCCCATTATAAACTAATATGACAGAAATGTGAGCTTGCATGTATTCAATGCAATATCTTGCCGGCTAGTGAAATGCACTTTGGCCAAAGTGGAACAAACATTTGTGTCTGATGATCGTGTGTTTGGCCACATTTCATTGGCTTCCTGGGTCTTTAAGAATTGACGTTGATATTGTTGATGATTACCTTCAAGGCACCCCATAGCTTGGCTCCCTATTATATTTTAGACCTTCTGATCCCATATGAACATTTGCATAGCTGGAGATCCTCACTGTTACAGAGACCAGCCTAAAAACTTAAACACCCTAAAAACCTTTGCAGTCAGGGCTCAGAAGAGAAGACCCCTGGAATGAATTGTATGCGGAAGTTACAAGTTGTTTTGACTATTTTATTAATACTGGTAGTACTTCATAACATATTTATACCAGAAAGCCTTTCTTGGTTTTATCTGAgttgtttaattattttataattttatccaCTGATAAAAGTACTTCAAAAGCCATTCTCAATTTCATCTGTGgtgtttatttgattgatttgttatATTGTCTAATGTTAAGTGTTTTGTAAAGTGCTAACTAAATAAAGTATTgttatcttttttattattaggATTAAATGTTACCCTCACTGGACAGCACCAGAAACACTAGttgattaaacaaattaatattttatcgGTGTACAATGAACAGTGAACTGTTGTGTCACAAATGTTGGCAGCCACCCACTTCTTGCTGTTGCCCTGGCAGAAGGAAGCGCCCATGCTAATGCACGGATGTTGCAAAGGTGCTAACTGGGACAGATGACAACTGCTCATACCAGCAGACTTTGGCAGTATTTTGATGTAGAGAATTAAAATGTCGTTGTATGGAGGCTGTAAGAATAAAAAGCTGTATAATCTCAGCAATGTGTATGTGGATGCTATTTCGCGATCTAAAAAGACTACTGGTACTAACTTGATTAATGTAAGCCaaaataatataacatttttacCCTTAGATCCCGTTATCCTGATTACAGTTTAATCAATTATgactgttttcttatttttagaCCAGTCAATTAGTCTAAATTCTAAATTCCATTTAATcgtccattgtgtgtgtgtgtgtgtgtagatgtctTTGTCTGAAGTACTGCAGCCCAAGAGTAGGGAGGGGGAGTGGGTTATAGTGTTGGGGTGGGGG
It contains:
- the mta2 gene encoding metastasis-associated protein MTA2, with protein sequence MAANMYRVGDYVYFENSSSNPYLIRRIEELNKTANGNVEAKVVCLFRRRDISGNLNTLADSNAREFEEESKQPVLSEQQKHQLKHRELFLSRQFESLPATHIRGKCNVTLLNETDVLVGYLEKEDCFFYSLVFDPVQKTLLADQGEIRVGSKYQAEIPDKLAEGESDNRIQEKLETKVWDPNNQLKDPQIDQFLVVARAVGTFARALDCSSSIRQPSLHMSAAAASRDITLFHAMDTLQKNGYDLAKAMSTLVPQGGPVLCRDEMEEWSASEAMLFEEALEKYGKDFNDIRQDFLPWKSLASVVQFYYMWKTTDRYIQQKRLKAAEADSKLKQVYIPTYTKPNPNQIMVPGSKPGMNGATGFQKGLSCESCHTAQSPQWYAWGPPNMQCRLCASCWIYWKKYGGLKTPTQLEGAARSGSESGPRGHMTRQEVQGMSPFTRNEGRAKLLAKNRQTFILQTTKLTRIARRVCEDILQPRRAARRPYASINSNAVKAECMIRLPKATKTPLKTKVVPRPSLATIVKDLAISAPLKLKASRGPPTPINRNQASQPRVGQSLLGKRGFDSATGVPYPANGRPYTSGMRTTSQSVIKRQKVSQGEAPNPVVFVATKDTRALRKHLTQSEMRRAARKPHLLVRIKLPPPPRSLAMPLLPSSTSEPIVLED